CTCGAGCAAGCCGGAGCACTACCAGTACAGCTTCCAGCAACTGGCCGACAACACCCATGCACTGCTTCAACAGCTTGGCATCGACAAGGTCAACGTGCTGGGCCACTCCACCGGTGGCATGCTCGCCACCCGCTATGCGCTGATGTACCCACAGCAGGTGGAGCGACTGGCCATGGTCAATCCGATCGGCCTGGAAGACTGGAAAGCCCTGGGCGTGCCGTATCGCAGTGTCGATCAATGGTATCAGCGTGAACTCAAGCTCGATGCCGAAGGCGTGCGCAACTACGAGCGCAACACCTACTACGCCGGGCGCTGGAAACCGGAATACGAGCGATGGGTACAGATGCTGGTGGGCTTGAACAAAGGGCCAGGGCACGAGGCGGTGGCATGGAACTCGGCGCTGATCTACGACATGATCTTCACCCAGCCTGTGGTCTACGAGTTCAAGGACTTGAAGATGCCGACGCTGTTGCTGATCGGCGACAAGGATACTACCGCCATCGGCAGCGACATCGCCCCGCCAGAGGTCAAGGCCCGCCTGGGCAAATACGCAGAGCTCGGACCGCAGGTGGCCAAGCTGATTCCCCAGGGGCAACTGGTCACCTTCGCGGGCATGGGTCATGCCCCACAGATCGAGGAACCTGAAGCGTTCCACAAAGCCTTGATCAACTGGTTGCAGCAGTAGCTCTCGCCTTGCGGCAAGCTGGGAGCGGCCTGCTACGGCCACAAGGCCGCTCCTGAACAGACGGCGCGGGCAAAGCTGTCACGCCCGCCAGACCTGCTCTTCGCTCCACCCCAGTTCGGCAAAATCATCCGCACGCAGGGGCGCTTCCTCCTCGCAGAAGAATTCGTCCAGCTGCGGCGGGCGCACCGAGGTGTCGCTGAGCATCGCATGCACCTGCCCGCGGTGATGGATCTGGTGTTCGAACAGGTGCGCGAGCAGGCGCAGGCGCTGCTCGCGCTGGACCCGGTCAGGCCGCACGATACTCACATAGCGCCGCAACTGGTCGTCACGCAACAGTCGGCAATACGCGATCAGGCGCTGGTCGGCCTGGGCCTGCTGGGCGTGCAGGTCGGTGCAGGTAGCAAACGGCTGTTCAGGCTCGAAGAAGCGCTCGCCATCCGCCTCGGGGGCTTCACCGCGCTGCTCGCACTCCAGGGCATTGAGGTAGAACCAGTCCACCGTCAGCAGGTGATTGAGCGTGGCCTTGATCGAGGGAAAGAAGCTGCAACGGGGGGCGACGAACTCGTCGTGATTCAGTTGCAGGCATGCCTTGTAAAGGCGATGGTTGGCCCAGCCATTGTTGTAGGCCTGGGTCAGCAGATGGTGCGACAGCAGCTCCATGGTCGGCTCCTTCAGGCGAAGCGTTGCAGTTGCATCTCCCGCAGCCGGCTCAGGGTCCGCCTGAACGGGAACGCCAGATACCCTTGAGTGTAGAGCGCTTCGAGCGCAACCTCCGCTTCCAGGTACAAGGCGACCCGACGGTCGTAGCATTCGTCGACCAATGCGATGAAACGCCGCACACTGTCATCGCGGGGCGACAGCGCCGGTAACTGGCGATCACCAGCCACTACACGCCGGGCGCCGTCCTCGGTTCCGCGGGCGATGCGCCCGGCACGTTGCACCCCGCCCAGTGCTGGCAGCCCCTCCAGCAGGATGGCCGTATAGCGGTCACACAGGGCCATGAACTCAGTCGCCGCCAGCGGTTGCTCGCACAGGTCGGCGAAGCGGCACCAGATCACCTGCTCGCTGCGGCGAATCACCTGGATCTGCCGCGAACCGACCTGCAACGGTTGGTCGGTGCCGGGGTCATCCGCGCTCAGTTGCCGGAATACCTCGACCATTGCGCCGGGCTTGCCCGCCTCGGCAATCCAGTAGCGCTGGCGTTGTTCGCCGGGGTGCAGGCGGTGGTCCTGTTCACCGGCCACGGAAACGATCTGCATGTGCCGCTGGATCGCGGCAATGGCCGGCAAGAAGCGCTCCCGATTGAATCCGTCGAGATACAACTGGTCGGGCGGCTGGTTGGACGTAGCGACGATCACCACGCCCTGGTCGAACAGCACCTGAAACAGGCGCCCCAGGATGATCGCGTCGCCAATATCGCTGACAAACAGCTCATCGAAGCACAGTACGCGGATATCCCTGGCCAGCTCTTGGGCCAACGCATGCAGTGGGTCGGCAGTGCCACTCAGCAAAAACAGGCGCTGGTGCACCCAGGCCATGAAGTGATGAAAATGCTGTCGCCGGGAAGGAACCGCAAGGCACTGCTGGAATTGATCCATCAACCAGGTCTTGCCACGTCCGACCGGGCCCCACAGGTAGACGCCCTGGCCGCTACGCCCCTGCTCCAGCACCTCGAAGCAATGCTGCAGGGCGGCAACGGCCTCAGCCTGTGCAGGATCGGCGGCAAAGCCTTGCTGCAGGATGGCTTGCTGATAAAGGGCGTAGGGCGTCATGGCGATGGGTCGTGGGCAAATCGCCATGGTAATGGGGGTTTCCCGGATCCGCCATCAACTCCCGCTCAGGCCTACCTTGAGCAGCGCCCCATCCTTGGCGTCGGTCAGCACGTAAAGGTAACCGTCCGGCCCCACTCGCACATCACGAATACGCGCCTTGAGTTCCCCCAACAGGCGCTCTTCGTGGACGATCTTGTCACCGTCGAGCTGCAGACGAATCAGCTCCTGGGTGGCCAACGCACCGATGAACAGGTTGTGATCCCAGGCCTTGAAGGTCGGGCTGTCGTAGAAGGCCATGCCACTGATACCTGGGGACTTCTCCCACACATGGTGCGGATCTTCCATACCCTGGACATGCTTGCCCTTGGCCTCGGGGATCGGCATCAGCGAGTAGTTGATGCCATGGGTCGCGATCGGCCAACCGTAGTTCTTTCCTGCCTGGGGAATGTTGATCTCATCGCCGCCGCGTGGGCCATGCTCGTGGGTCCAGAGCTTGCCTGTCCAAGGGTTGAGCGCCGCGCCCTGCTGGTTGCGGTGGCCGTACGACCAGATTTCCGGGCGCACATTCTTCTGGCCGACGAAGGGGTTGTCCTTGGGCACCTCGCCATCAGGCAGGATGCGGACCAGCTTGCCCTGCAACTTGTCCAGGTCCTGGGCGGTGGGGCGCTGGTTGTTCTCGCCCAAGGCAATGAATAGATACCCGTCGCGGTCGAACACCAGTCGCGAACCGAAGTGGTTACCGTCAGACAGCTTGGGTTGCTGGCGGAAGATCACGGTGAAATTTTCCAGGCGCGCGCGGTCCTGCGACAGCTGGCCACGTCCGACCGCCGTGCCTCCCTTGCCGTCCGCGCCCTCCTCGGCATACGACAGGTACACCGTGCGATCCTGGTTGAACTCCGGCGAAAGCACCACATCCAGCAGACCGCCCTGCCCTTGCGCCCAGACCTTGGGCACCCCTGACAGCGGCGGCCCGACCTTGCCTTCGGCCCCGACGATGCGCAGGTTGCCTGAGCGCTCGGTGACGAGCATATCCTTGCCCCCCGGCAGGAATGCCAAAGCCCACGGGTTGACCAGGCCATCGGCAACGGTACTGACGGTCAACTGCCCTTCTTCGCTCGGAAACTGCCTGTCGTCGGCAGCCTGCGCCAATAGCGGGAACAGCGCGGCTGCAGCCAGGGTGGTCATCCAGATACGTGACGTCATGCGGGGATCCTTCCAATCAAGAGGCTCAGGGCGCACGTTGTGAATCGCGCGGTGGCCGAGTGGGTTCCAGGTTCGGGGTCTGTTGCTGACGGCGCAGGTTGCCACCGTTGCCGATGCCGCGGTTGTCCAGCGTCGGTGGCCGCACAATCGGTTGGGTCGAGGGACCGCGCACCGGCGGCGTCGCCGGTACACTGCCTTGGCGGCTGTTGGGGTTGGCGCGCTGAATCGGACTGTTGTAGGGGTTATTGCGGTCGCTGGCGGCAAGCAAGGGCATCTGCACGGGGGCCGCGTGCGCAGGAAGGCACAGCAGCAGGCTGATGGCGAGGAAAGGCAGTGTAGGTTTCATCCTTCATCTCCGGTACGAAAAGTCGCGCCCAAGCGTTGGATAGCCTAAGGCGCTTCAGGTTCGCGACAAAAGCATGAAAACCAATGGAGTTGATTCGTGATGTTTCCTTCAGCCCGGAAGCGCTCGGGGCGACAGCGAGGGTTTCACCGATGGAATGTATTTGCCACACTCAAGGGCCCTCTACAGCCAAGGCCCCCTGACATGACCGCCTGCTTGCGTAACTCAGCCCGACTGTGCCTGGCCCTGCTGCTGGCCCTCGCTCTCAATGCCTGCGCACTGCTGCAAAACCGCGATCCGCTGAACATCAATGTCATCGGTGTCGAACCCCTGCCCGGGCAGGACCTGGAGTTGCGCATGGCAGTGAAGATACGCGTTCAGAACCCCAACGAGACGCCGGTGGACTTCAACGGTATTGCACTGAACCTGGAAGTGAACGATCAACCGTTGGCGGCAGGTGTCAGCGACCAGCGCGGGCATATCGGCCGTTATGACGAGGCGGTGATCGTGGTCCCGGTGAGCATCACCGCGTTTTCGTTCTTGCGCCAGGCGTATGGTCTCAGCCAAACCCAATCGCTACAGGGATTGCCCTATGTGCTGCGCGGGAAGCTGGCCGGCGGACCGCTGGGTACGGTGCGCTTCACCGATAAAGGCAAGCTCGATCTGCCGCAGCCTGGGGGTGCAGGCTGGTGAGGATCAGCGGTTGGCGCTGGCTGCCGCCATCATCTTGTTGACTTCGCTGCGAACCATGTCGGCGAACTCCGGGGGCGACATACCCTCCAGCTCGGCACGGACCCATTCGGCCCATTTGCCCTTGCGTCGAGGTTTCTCGGCGATCATTCGGGCTGCTTCACCCTTGGCCTTGCCGAGGTTGCTCTGCCAAAGCTGAAACAGTCGGGCTTTTTCCGCCTCGATCTGCGCGCGTTCGGCGAAATCTCTGTTGGCCAGATTGAAACTCATGGTCTTTCCTGCCGCTTGAAAATGAGCGCTATCTTACACCTAGCGGCGAGGCGCTGGTATGCCGGTGCAACTTTCGACGCACGCCGTTATCCACTGTACAAGTCAATCCATCTACGAGGACGTGTTCATGGCCAGGAAATCCACCGCAACAGTCGACAGCGATCAGATCAAGGACCAGGTATTCAGTGAGCTGCAGGCCTTGATCGAGGAGTCCGAAAAGCTTCTCGACGACAGCGCCTCACTGGTGGGCGAAGAAGCCGACACCTTGCGCGCCCAGCTTGGCCTGAAGCTACGTCAGGCACGCCAGGCCACCAGTCGTCTGGGGCAGAAGGCACAGCCGGTGGTAGATGCCACGCAGGAGTACATTGGTGGTCATCCGTGGCAGACCGTCGCGATTTCCGCAGGTTTCGGGCTGGTGGTCGGCTTGCTGCTCGGCCGTCGTCAGTAAGCTGACGCGCCCCCACGGGCCCGCTCGCCCTCAGGCGGGCTGGGCCATCGGGATGCCGCTGTGAAAGCGCATCTCCATATCTGGCGAGCTGATCAGCTCGGCTTCCACTTCCCTCACCTTCTCCACCACCCGCGCGATATCAGCTTGTTCACCATAGTGGTGCGCCAGTTTCAGGTAGCCCTGGTAATGACGTGCTTCACTCTTGAGCAGGCCGTGGTAGAAGGTGCCAAGCTCCTGATCCAGGTGTGGCGCCAACGCTGCGAAACGCTCACAGCTGCGCGCCTCGATAAAAGCGCCGACGACCAGGGTATCGACCAGCTTGACCGGCTCGTGAGCACGCACGACGCGGCGCAAGCCCGAGGCATATCGTCCTGCCGAAACAGGCCGCAGGGGGACGCCACGACGCTTCATCAGACGCAGAACCTGTTCATGGTGCACCAGCTCCTCACGAGCCAGGCGCGACATCATGTTGATCAAGTCCAGATGGGTGTTGTACTTGGCGATCAGGCTGAGCGCGGTGCTGGCGGCCTTGAACTCGCAGTTCTTGTGGTCGATCAGCAGGGTTTCCTGGTCGGCGAGCGCCGCTTCGATCCAGGCGTCAGGCGTAGGGCAGCCAAGGAAGGCGTCGATTTCAGGGGTCAGGGACATAAGCTCACAGCTGGGTAGCATCGCAGGAGCGCGGATTATACCGAGGGCGATGCCGATCGCCAGCGACTATGCTTGATACACATCAAACGGCGCGACACAGACCGCCGACTATAGTCAGGCATTGGCCTTCATATCCCAACGGAGTCATGCCCATGCAAGCCGTTCGCAGCATCCTCGTCGTACTCGACCCCGAGCACGCCCACAGCCGGGCGTTGACCCGGGCCAAGCTGATCGCCGGGGTGACCGGCGCACGCCTGCATCTGCTGATGTGCGACAAGAAGCAGGACCATAGCGCCCTGCTCAGCCTGCTCAGTAGCCAACTGCATGATGATGGCTACGACAATGTCACCCATGAGCAGGCCTGGCATGACACGCTGCATGAGTCGATTATCAGTGTGCAGCAAGCCGAAGGGTGCGAACTGGTGATCAAGGAGCATCGTCCGGACAATCCGCTGCGCAAGGCGCTGCTCACACCCAGCGACTGGAAACTGTTGCGCCAATGCCCCTGCGCCGTGCTGATGGTCAAAAGCGAACGGCCTTGGACCGGCGGCAAGATCCTCGCAGCGGTGGATGTGGGGAATCAGGACGGGGATCATCGGCGGCTACATGCCAGCATCATCGACCATGGCTATGCAATCGCCAGCCTGGCCAAAGGCGAGTTGCATGTGATCAGTGCTCATCCCTCGCCGATGCTGTCGGCGTCCGACCCGGTGTATCAGCTCAGCGAAACCATCGAAAAGCGTTACCGCGAAGCGTGCTCGGCATTCCAGGCGGAGTTCGATATCAGCGAGGATCGCCTGCATGTCGCCGAGGGGCCTGCCGATGTACTGATTCCCTATACCGAGAAACAGATCGATGCGGTGGTCACCATCGTCGGTACCGTTGCGCGCACGGGGATATCTGGCGCCTTGATCGGCAACACCGCCGAGGTGGTGCTTGATTCACTCGAGGGGGATGTACTGGTGCTCAAGAGCGAGGAGGCCACGACGCACCTGGCCGAGTTGGCGCGCGGTTGATTGCGATACAGATCGGTTTTTCAGTCGCTGTTTCGGACGGCCAGAAAGACAAAACCCCTACCTGCTCGCGCAGATAGGGGTTTTGCGAAATGAATCTTGACGATGACCTACTCTCACATGGGGAAACCCCACACTACCATCGGCGATGCATCGTTTCACTGCTGAGTTCGGGATGGGATCAGGTGGTTCCAATGCTCTATGGTCGTCAAGAAATTCGGTTGCCAGTGCGTCCTTGCAGACACGCCAGCCAATTCGGATATGTGATCTTTGTGGGTCGCTTCGAACTTTCGGTTCGTTTCGTCTTCACCACCGCAATCTGCAAAGCAAATTGCTTGGGTGTTATATGGTCAAGCCTCACGGGCAATTAGTATTGGTTAGCTCAACGCCTCACAGCGCTTACACACCCAACCTATCAACGTCGTAGTCTTCGACGGCCCTTTAGGGGATTCAAGATCCCAGTGAGATCTCATCTTGAGGCAAGTTTCCCGCTTAGATGCTTTCAGCGGTTATCTCTTCCGAACATAGCTACCCGGCAATGCCACTGGCGTGACAACCGGAACACCAGAGGTTCGTCCACTCCGGTCCTCTCGTACTAGGAGCAGCCCCTCTCAAATCTCAAACGTCCACGGCAGATAGGGACCGAACTGTCTCACGACGTTCTAAACCCAGCTCGCGTACCACTTTAAATGGCGAACAGCCATACCCTTGGGACCGGCTTCAGCCCCAGGATGTGATGAGCCGACATCGAGGTGCCAAACACCGCCGTCGATATGAACTCTTGGGCGGTATCAGCCTGTTATCCCCGGAGTACCTTTTATCCGTTGAGCGATGGCCCTTCCATACAGAACCACCGGATCACTAAGACCTACTTTCGTACCTGCTCGACGTGTGTGTCTCGCAGTCAAGCGCGCTTTTGCCTTTATACTCTACGACCGATTTCCGACCGGTCTGAGCGCACCTTCGTACTCCTCCGTTACTCTTTGGGAGGAGACCGCCCCAGTCAAACTACCCACCATACACTGTCCTCGATCCGGATCACGGACCTGAGTTAGAACCTCAAGGTTGCCAGGGTGGTATTTCAAGGATGGCTCCATGAGAACTGGCGTCCCCACTTCAAAGCCTCCCACCTATCCTACACAAGCAAGCTCAAAGTCCAGTGCAAAGCTATAGTAAAGGTTCACGGGGTCTTTCCGTCTAGCCGCGGATACACTGCATCTTCACAGCGATTTCAATTTCACTGAGTCTCGGGTGGAGACAGCGCCGCCATCGTTACGCCATTCGTGCAGGTCGGAACTTACCCGACAAGGAATTTCGCTACCTTAGGACCGTTATAGTTACGGCCGCCGTTTACCGGGGCTTCGATCAAGAGCTTCGCTTGCGCTAACCCCATCAATTAACCTTCCGGCACCGGGCAGGCGTCACACCCTATACGTCCACTTTCGTGTTTGCAGAGTGCTGTGTTTTTAATAAACAGTCGCAGCGGCCTGGTATCTTCGACCGGCATGGGCTTACGGAGCAAGTCCTTCACCCTCGCCGGCGCACCTTCTCCCGAAGTTACGGTGCCATTTTGCCTAGTTCCTTCACCCGAGTTCTCTCAAGCGCCTTGGTATTCTCTACCTAACCACCTGTGTCGGTTTGGGGTACGGTTCCCAGTTATCTGAAGCTTAGGAGCTTTTCTTGGAAGCATGGTATCAACCACTTCGCACTCTAAAGAGCGCTCGTCATCAGCTCTCGGCCTTGAAATCCCGGATTTGCCTAAGATTTCAGCCTACCACCTTAAACCTGGACAACCAACGCCAGGCTGGCCTAACCTTCTCCGTCCCTCCATCGCAATAACTGGAAGTACAGGAATATTAACCTGTTTTCCATCGACTACGCTTTTCAGCCTCGCCTTAGGGACCGACTAACCCTGCGTCGATTAACGTTGCGCAGGAAACCTTGGTCTTTCGGCGTGCGAGTTTTTCACTCGCATTGTCGTTACTCATGTCAGCATTCGCACTTCTGATACCTCCAGCAAGCTTCTCAACTCACCTTCACAGGCTTACAGAACGCTCCTCTACCGCATCACCAAAGGTGATACCCGTAGCTTCGGTGCATGGTTTGAGCCCCGTTACATCTTCCGCGCAGGCCGACTCGACTAGTGAGCTATTACGCTTTCTTTAAAGGGTGGCTGCTTCTAAGCCAACCTCCTAGCTGTCTAAGCCTTCCCACATCGTTTCCCACTTAACCATGACTTTGGGACCTTAGCTGACGGTCTGGGTTGTTTCCCTTTTCACGACGGACGTTAGCACCCGCCGTGTGTCTCCCATGCTCGGCACTTGCTGGTATTCGGAGTTTGCATCGGTTTGGTAAGTCGGGATGACCCCCTAGCCGAAACAGTGCTCTACCCCCAGCAGTGATACATGAGGCGCTACCTAAATAGCTTTCGAGGAGAACCAGCTATCTCCGAGCTTGATTAGCCTTTCACTCCGATCCACAGGTCATCCGCTAACTTTTCAACGGTAGTCGGTTCGGTCCTCCAGTCAGTGTTACCTAACCTTCAACCTGCCCATGGATAGATCGCCCGGTTTCGGGTCTATACCCAGCGACTAAAGCGCCCTATTAAGACTCGCTTTCGCTACGCCTCCCCTATTCGGTTAAGCTCGCCACTGAATATAAGTCGCTGACCCATTATACAAAAGGTACGCAGTCACCTAACAAAGTAGGCTCCCACTGCTTGTACGCATACGGTTTCAGGTTCTATTTCACTCCCCTCTCCGGGGTTCTTTTCGCCTTTCCCTCACGGTACTGGTTCACTATCGGTCAGTCAGTAGTATTTAGCCTTGGAGGATGGTCCCCCCATGTTCAGACAAAGTTTCTCGTGCTCCGTCCTACTCGATTTCACTGGCAAGAGATTTTCGTGTACGGGGCTATCACCCACTATGGCCGCACTTTCCAGAGCGTTCCACTAATCTCAAACCAGCTTAAGGGCTGGTCCCCGTTCGCTCGCCACTACTAAGGGAATCTCGGTTGATTTCTTTTCCTCAGGGTACTTAGATGTTTCAGTTCCCCTGGTTCGCCTCTTGCACCTATGGATTCAGTACAAGATACTCAGCTTATGCTGAGTGGGTTCCCCCATTCAGAGATCTCTGGATCACAGTCTGTTTGCCGACTCCCCAAAGCTTATCGCAGGCTACCACGTCTTTCATCGCCTCTGACTGCCAAGGCATCCACCGTATGCGCTTCTTCACTTGACCATATAACCCCAAGCAATCTGGTTATACTGTGAAGACGACATTCGCCGAAAATTCGTGAGAACTCACAAATTTTACCTTAGCCTGAACTACCAGCAGTGAAACTGGCATTCAGTCTATTTCTATCACATATCCGAATTTTTAAAGAACGATCTGACAAAAGCCAGAAATCAACATTCAGCGACGAATGTTCATTTCTAGGTTCTGATCAAGGTACAGCGTAAGTGGTGGAGCCAAGCGGGATCGAACCGCTGACCTCCTGCGTGCAAGGCAGGCGCTCTCCCAGCTGAGCTATGGCCCCGCATATTGGTAGGTCTGGGCAGATTTGAACTGCAGAAGAGCCGTCCTCACCACTCTTTATCCAGAGGCATGGGGTGCTCATCATTCCAACCAAAATTGGTAGGTCTGGGCAGATTTGAACTGCCGACCTCACCCTTATCAGGGGTGCGCTCTAACCAACTGAGCTACAGACCTAAGGGTAAAACTTTGGGTCTTGATCGTCTTTATACAATGAATCAAGCAATTCGTGTGGGAGCTCATCAGCAGGCTGATGTCTTCGATTAAGGAGGTGATCCAGCCGCAGGTTCCCCTACGGCTACCTTGTTACGACTTCACCCCAGTCATGAATCACACCGTGGTAACCGTCCTCCCGAAGGTTAGACTAGCTACTTCTGGTGCAACCCACTCCCATGGTGTGACGGGCGGTGTGTACAAGGCCCGGGAACGTATTCACCGCGACATTCTGATTCGCGATTACTAGCGATTCCGACTTCACGCAGTCGAGTTGCAGACTGCGATCCGGACTACGATCGGTTTTGTGAGATTAGCTCCACCTCGCGGCTTGGCAACCCTCTGTACCGACCATTGTAGCACGTGTGTAGCCCAGGCCGTAAGGGCCATGATGACTTGACGTCATCCCCACCTTCCTCCGGTTTGTCACCGGCAGTCTCCTTAGAGTGCCCACCATAACGTGCTGGTAACTAAGGACAAGGGTTGCGCTCGTTACGGGACTTAACCCAACATCTCACGACACGAGCTGACGACAGCCATGCAGCACCTGTGTCAGAGTTCCCGAAGGCACCAATCCATCTCTGGAAAGTTCTCTGCATGTCAAGGCCTGGTAAGGTTCTTCGCGTTGCTTCGAATTAAACCACATGCTCCACCGCTTGTGCGGGCCCCCGTCAATTCATTTGAGTTTTAACCTTGCGGCCGTACTCCCCAGGCGGTCAACTTAATGCGTTAGCTGCGCCACTAAAATCTCAAGGATTCCAACGGCTAGTTGACATCGTTTACGGCGTGGACTACCAGGGTATCTAATCCTGTTTGCTCCCCACGCTTTCGCACCTCAGTGTCAGTATCAGTCCAGGTGGTCGCCTTCGCCACTGGTGTTCCTTCCTATATCTACGCATTTCACCGCTACACAGGAAATTCCACCACCCTCTACCATACTCTAGCTCGCCAGTTTTGGATGCAGTTCCCAGGTTGAGCCCGGGGCTTTCACATCCAACTTAACGAACCACCTACGCGCGCTTTACGCCCAGTAATTCCGATTAACGCTTGCACCCTCTGTATTACCGCGGCTGCTGGCACAGAGTTAGCCGGTGCTTATTCTGTCGGTAACGTCAAAACAGCAAGGTATTAACTTACTGCCCTTCCTCCCAACTTAAAGTGCTTTACAATCCGAAGACCTTCTTCACACACGCGGCATGGCTGGATCAGGCTTTCGCCCATTGTCCAATATTCCCCACTGCTGCCTCCCGTAGGAGTCTGGACCGTGTCTCAGTTCCAGTGTGACTGATCATCCTCTCAGACCAGTTACGGATCGTCGCCTTGGTGAGCCATTACCTCACCAACTAGCTAATCCGACCTAGGCTCATCTGATAGCGCAAGGCCCGAAGGTCCCCTGCTTTCTCCCGTAGGACGTATGCGGTATTAGCGTTCCTTTCGAAACGTTGTCCCCCACTACCAGGCAGATTCCTAGGCATTACTCACCCGTCCGCCGCTGAATCAAGGAGCAAGCTCCCGTCATCCGCTCGACTTGCATGTGTTAGGCCTGCCGCCAGCGTTCAATCTGAGCCATGATCAAACTCTTCAGTTCAATACTGCTTGGGTTTTTAAGAAACCCTAAACTTGGCTCAGCAATCTCAAATGACTATGTGATTTCTCGCATGGCCACTTGTGATGCTGATAATCTTGGCGACTATCAGTCCGTACTCACAAGCACCCACACGAATTGCTTGATTCGATTTGTTAAAGAGCGGTTGGTTAAGAGCTTTTCGTCTCAACCGAGGCGCGCATTCTACGCTTTCCTCATTGGCTGTCAAGCGTTTATTTTGAAGTTTTTCGCGAGAAACTCGTTTAGCTTCAAACACTTGACTCGCTGCGATCTCTCGTAGCGGGAGGCGAATCATACAGCACTCGAAGATGCTGTCAACTGCCTTTT
The Pseudomonas putida genome window above contains:
- a CDS encoding PQQ-dependent sugar dehydrogenase, which encodes MTSRIWMTTLAAAALFPLLAQAADDRQFPSEEGQLTVSTVADGLVNPWALAFLPGGKDMLVTERSGNLRIVGAEGKVGPPLSGVPKVWAQGQGGLLDVVLSPEFNQDRTVYLSYAEEGADGKGGTAVGRGQLSQDRARLENFTVIFRQQPKLSDGNHFGSRLVFDRDGYLFIALGENNQRPTAQDLDKLQGKLVRILPDGEVPKDNPFVGQKNVRPEIWSYGHRNQQGAALNPWTGKLWTHEHGPRGGDEINIPQAGKNYGWPIATHGINYSLMPIPEAKGKHVQGMEDPHHVWEKSPGISGMAFYDSPTFKAWDHNLFIGALATQELIRLQLDGDKIVHEERLLGELKARIRDVRVGPDGYLYVLTDAKDGALLKVGLSGS
- the zapE gene encoding cell division protein ZapE, with the translated sequence MTPYALYQQAILQQGFAADPAQAEAVAALQHCFEVLEQGRSGQGVYLWGPVGRGKTWLMDQFQQCLAVPSRRQHFHHFMAWVHQRLFLLSGTADPLHALAQELARDIRVLCFDELFVSDIGDAIILGRLFQVLFDQGVVIVATSNQPPDQLYLDGFNRERFLPAIAAIQRHMQIVSVAGEQDHRLHPGEQRQRYWIAEAGKPGAMVEVFRQLSADDPGTDQPLQVGSRQIQVIRRSEQVIWCRFADLCEQPLAATEFMALCDRYTAILLEGLPALGGVQRAGRIARGTEDGARRVVAGDRQLPALSPRDDSVRRFIALVDECYDRRVALYLEAEVALEALYTQGYLAFPFRRTLSRLREMQLQRFA
- a CDS encoding universal stress protein is translated as MQAVRSILVVLDPEHAHSRALTRAKLIAGVTGARLHLLMCDKKQDHSALLSLLSSQLHDDGYDNVTHEQAWHDTLHESIISVQQAEGCELVIKEHRPDNPLRKALLTPSDWKLLRQCPCAVLMVKSERPWTGGKILAAVDVGNQDGDHRRLHASIIDHGYAIASLAKGELHVISAHPSPMLSASDPVYQLSETIEKRYREACSAFQAEFDISEDRLHVAEGPADVLIPYTEKQIDAVVTIVGTVARTGISGALIGNTAEVVLDSLEGDVLVLKSEEATTHLAELARG
- a CDS encoding alpha/beta fold hydrolase, translating into MLRATALALACLVGSSAIAAESPTYGKQLEGFTYPHPLKHFALTSQGQALQMGYMDVPAQGKANGRSVVLMHGKNFCAATWETTIDALSKAGYRVIAPDQIGFCTSSKPEHYQYSFQQLADNTHALLQQLGIDKVNVLGHSTGGMLATRYALMYPQQVERLAMVNPIGLEDWKALGVPYRSVDQWYQRELKLDAEGVRNYERNTYYAGRWKPEYERWVQMLVGLNKGPGHEAVAWNSALIYDMIFTQPVVYEFKDLKMPTLLLIGDKDTTAIGSDIAPPEVKARLGKYAELGPQVAKLIPQGQLVTFAGMGHAPQIEEPEAFHKALINWLQQ
- a CDS encoding tRNA-(ms[2]io[6]A)-hydroxylase — protein: MSLTPEIDAFLGCPTPDAWIEAALADQETLLIDHKNCEFKAASTALSLIAKYNTHLDLINMMSRLAREELVHHEQVLRLMKRRGVPLRPVSAGRYASGLRRVVRAHEPVKLVDTLVVGAFIEARSCERFAALAPHLDQELGTFYHGLLKSEARHYQGYLKLAHHYGEQADIARVVEKVREVEAELISSPDMEMRFHSGIPMAQPA
- a CDS encoding LEA type 2 family protein, whose product is MTACLRNSARLCLALLLALALNACALLQNRDPLNINVIGVEPLPGQDLELRMAVKIRVQNPNETPVDFNGIALNLEVNDQPLAAGVSDQRGHIGRYDEAVIVVPVSITAFSFLRQAYGLSQTQSLQGLPYVLRGKLAGGPLGTVRFTDKGKLDLPQPGGAGW
- a CDS encoding DinB family protein, with amino-acid sequence MELLSHHLLTQAYNNGWANHRLYKACLQLNHDEFVAPRCSFFPSIKATLNHLLTVDWFYLNALECEQRGEAPEADGERFFEPEQPFATCTDLHAQQAQADQRLIAYCRLLRDDQLRRYVSIVRPDRVQREQRLRLLAHLFEHQIHHRGQVHAMLSDTSVRPPQLDEFFCEEEAPLRADDFAELGWSEEQVWRA
- a CDS encoding DUF883 family protein — protein: MARKSTATVDSDQIKDQVFSELQALIEESEKLLDDSASLVGEEADTLRAQLGLKLRQARQATSRLGQKAQPVVDATQEYIGGHPWQTVAISAGFGLVVGLLLGRRQ